The genomic DNA ACCATCTTTATGTTAAGTAAAGACAGTAAAACTATTCGCTCTATCGATGTAGCTAATGCCCTAGCCTACAGCCGGCCCAGCGTGAGTATTGCCATGAATAAATTACGGCAAGATGGCTACATCGAGGTGAGCAGCGATGGGTTTATTCTTTTAACCAAAGAAGGCCGCAATATTGCAGAGGCTATCTTTGAAAAACATACCCTTATTTTAAATTGGTTAATATCTTTAGGGGTAGATAAACAAATTGCCCTAAAAGATGCCTGCAAAATAGAACATATTATTAGCGAACAAAGTTTTTTAGCTATAAAAAATTTTATTGCTAAAGCAAACCCGCTTACTTAAATGAATGGATTGCCGCAAGACTAAAGCCTCTCGTAATGGTAAAAATTTATTTGAATAACTATTGCCTAAAATAAATTATATACGTAAATTTAAATTATTAAAAGCTATAAGCTCATCGGCGTTAATGTTAAAGCTGGCTAACAGGCGGCCGGCTAAGGTGCGGTTTTCGGCCCTAATGGCTAAAAAATTGTTAAATAAAGCCGCTCTATCGTTAAAAAAATTACGGTACCCGGCTTGCAAGGCCGTTTGCTGGCTGGCTAGCTGCCGCCAAGCGGCGCTGCGCTGGGCAATAGTAGTTTGCAGCTGCCTTATATGCTGGTTATTACTCGCCAGCGGGTTGGCAGGGCTTTGGATAAGCTCTCTAAAGTTAGCTTGCTCGGCGGCAATGGCCAAATTTAACTGCAACTGCAAAGCGCTAATGGCCAAAGCCTCGCTCACTAAAGGGTTGGTTTGGTAACCGGCCAAGCTATTACGGTAGTTAGTCGCCCCAACAAAAAGCCTTCTAAAACTATTTAAATCTAGCTGGATACGGTTATTACGTGTGGCCGTTAAATAATTACTCCAAGCCTCTTCGCTGGTGATGGTGCGTAATAAATAATAAACGGCCTCAAAATTGTAGCTGCCGCCTTCAAATAAAAAAGCCGTTCGGCCATGACTAATAAATAAATTTAAAATAAGGTTATCGCTAGCTCCAGCCCGAGCAGCCGAAAAATAATTTAACAACACCGTTTCGTTAGCAGGAAAACTACTCTCTACCAAAGTAATGGTGGCGGCACGCACTTCGGCGTTAGGGTCGGCCAATAAGGGCAAAGCATAACTCACCGTTTGGTTGTTATTAAAACGCAAGGCAAAGTTTATGGCGGCTAAACGCACCAAAGCATTAGGGTGGCTAAAAAGCGTACGCGCTTCGTTTAAAAAGCTTAAGCCATAGTTATCGGCATAAATGGCGGCGGCTAAACGCATACCGGGATTATTACTGGCAAAAAGTTCGTGCAAAAAAGGGATAGCCGCCGGCATACTATTTTCGGCCAATTTAGCTATAATAAGCTCGCGGCTGTGCGGAAAACTATCGGCCTGCAAAAAAGCCAGCGATGGCTCCAGCACCCAGCGCCCTAAACTGCCGTAACCGGCAATAGCTCGCTCGCGCGTATAAATATCGCTATCGGCCGTTAAGGTTAACAGCTGATAAAGAGCCAAATTATTTTGGTATAACATTAACCAAAAAGGGGCTTTAAACCGTTCGTTACTATCGCTGCTGTTGGTTAAAGCCGTTAAAATGCTGTTAGGATAGTTAGGGTGCAAAATAACCAAAGCCAAAGCCGCTTGCTCGGCATTCCGGCTATCAAAGCTGGCCAGCAAAGTTAAAAGGGCTTCTTCGCCTTCCGCCCTTAAGTTAGCCAAGTGGCGGATAATCGCATTACGTTCGGGGTCGTTCAGTTCGTTATCTTCCAGCACTTCCATTAAGATGGGAATAGCCTCGCCGGTAGCGCGCAGCATAACATTTAAGCTTTCGGTTCTTACGGCAGCGGCTTCATCAAAGAGTAAATTCCTTAATAAGACAAAAGTATCGAAGCTGGGGTTAAGGCCCAGCAGCCGCACGGCGGCCTGCCGCATTAAGGCCGCCCCATCTATCCCGCTTTGCTGCCTAACGTTATACCGCGCCAGCTCTTGCTGAAAGCTATCTAGCCCTAAAGGCGAAAGATTTACCGGCGGCTGGGGCCGTTCCTCTAGAGCGTAAGGGTTAGCGGCCTGTAGCCACGCCAGCAAAAGAGCGTAGTTATCCTCCGTAACGGTAAAAGCACGCGAATTATTAATAATACGCCTAGCTAAATTTACTTCGTCGGTAAAGCTGCTGTCTGGGGCAATATTTAAAGGAGTAGCACAAGCCAGCAGTCCTAAAAGCCACAAACCTTTTGCTAAGCCGGCTAAATAAAAACACTTTGATAAAAAATTGGGCATACCTATATTATACAACTCTTTTTAGGTAATAGCTAATAATTAAGAGGTAATAATTTAGGTTGGCGGCAAAGCCGCTTTGCGACTATTCTTAGTTCTTAACTATTAATTACTACCTCTTACCTAATTAATGGTAGTACCTAAATACTCTTTATCCTCTAAAATGGCCTCTATATTGGCAAAGTTTGTGCCGCCGGCAATAATGGCCGTTAGCCCATGCTGTTTAGCCAGTAAAGCCGCTATAGGGTCGAAAGGCAAATTAGAGCCCGGCAACCAAGTGGTGCCCAGCATAGCCGTTAAGTTATTCCAGCTGGTATGGGTAATTTTTTGCGCATTGCTATTCGTTTTAGGGTCGCTATCGTATAGATAATCGATGTTAGAAAGATTAATCACCACTTTACCGCCAAAACGGCCGGCTAAAACGGCGGCATCGTAATCGGTAGAAAAGCCGGGTTTCCAGCCCGAAGCCACCAAAATACGGCCTTTATTAAAAGGGGCCGTCTCGGGATTATCAGCAATAGGCTCGGGGCAATAATCGGCAAAAACGGCTTTAATTAAAGCGGCATTAATTTTAGTGGCGGCAATACCTAACCAATCCAGCTCGTCATTACTTACGGCAGGCGCTAAAGCCCGCAAAGCATTTTGATAGCTGCGCGCCGTAGCCCCGCCGCCGGTAACCAAGATAAGCCGCCGTTCTTTATCTTTATTTAAAAAATTAATGACAATTTCTTTAAAATTATTAATAAAATTTTCATCAACTAAATTGGGCGCAATCAGCGAGCCGCCCAACGAAATAACTTTAGTCATTGTTAAGCTCGTTACCGTAATTTGCTACGTTATAGTCATTTTCGGCGCCATAATAACCGGCGGCAATAAAAGTTATGCCGGCAAATAACAAGGCAGTAATTAAAATAATTTTACGCATATTAGCTCCACTATAATTTTAATTTGGCCATTTAAAGTTAATCGGCCAAATTTGTATTTACCACAAATTTCCTTACTCTCCAATTTATTTTAAAAAGAGCAAAGGGTCAACTGCTTTTCCATCTTTTAACAAAGAAAAATACAAACTGCGGCCGTTGCCTAAGCCGCTGCGGCCTACCGTCGCAATCACATCGCCGCGCCTTACCCGGCTGTTTATGCCTAAAGCAGGACGGTTTAAATAACCATAAAAGCTTTGCAGGTGGCCGTGATCCAGCACCACATAAAACCCAAAGCTCGAGTGAAAACCGCTTTGCGTAACCACACCATCGGCGGCGGCATGAACCGTTTGATTCTCTATAGTACTAAAAACAAGGCCGTAGTTATGGCTGGTGGTAGCCGTAAGGCCGTGCGTTATTTCGCCGAAAAAACTGCGCACGTTACCGGCTACGGGGAAACTTAAATGGCTGCCCACAATCCGGTTAAAATCGCGGCTGCTTAAGCCGGCGGAAGGAATAAATAATTGTAACCCGCGGCGGATAGGCCGGTCTTCCAGCCTATTAACGGTACGTAATAAATCTTCGCTCACCTCAAACCGGCGGGCGATGGTAGCCAAACTATCAAACCGCCTTACTATATAGTTAATACCATCTTGATTAGGAATCACCACCTCGCTGCCTTCGCTTAAGCTGCCTAAATCGCTCACGGCATTAACACTCAGCAAGGTGGCCAGCTGTAAATTGTGCTGCCTAGCCAGCAGCGATAAACCTTCGCCTTGCCGCAGCGTAGTACTATAAAAACGCACAGCTGTATTATCGGCGTTTTGGCTGTTATGGCTGCCGGCAAAGATAGAGATACGCTCAAGCGGTGGGCTGGGTAACACCCAGTAGCCATCGCTATTAAAGGCAGGCGGCGGCAAGTGCTGTAAATGACTGCCTATAATAATTAATAGGCCAAAGCTAACGGCTAAAGCCGTTAAAAAAGAGAGGGTAAAACAACTTTCTTTTAAATTTTTTATCATAAAGCTGGTTTAGCAGCTAATAATTCTTTAGCGCTAATATATTCGTGCCTAAACTCTACCACACGGCTTATCACTTGTTTAATATTATTAACCTCTATCTTTATACCTTTAACCGAAAGTTTTTTATTAGCCGCTAAATTTTCTTTAAAAAAATTATCCAAAGCTAATAAATCGGTGGTTATTTCGCGGCTTTCGGTAATGTGTTTACTAAGCAGTTTGTCTAAATCTTCATCGGCCATATCGTTTAATTTTTTATTAACTTGCGGGTTACTGTTAGCAAAGCTGGTAAAAAATTTAAGGCGGTTTTCTAATTTATCAATAAACTTATCAAAATCTATCTCTTTACGGTGCGTACTGCCGCTGGCAGGGTCGACAAATGCCGTTTTATAAACCACAGCGGGCGAACCTGCTGCAAATCTGCGCAGCCATAAAGCAAATTTTTGCCCAAAACTTAAGCCGTATTTAGTGTAGCCTAAATTGTTTTGCTCCAGTTTTTTAATAACGCTATCAAATAAAAAGGCCAAACGGCCCAGCTCAAAAAAGGCCGCTATTATGCTATCTTTAGGGTTTTTAGCGGCGGCTTCTTTCTTTTTAGTCGGCGCTTTTGCTTCGGGCTTATCGCCGGCCGGCAAATTTTGCAGCGCCTGCAAAACATTATTTTGCAGCTCTTCGGCTTTGTCGCCATATATTTCGGCACAGGCCTCTACCACCAATTCGCGGTAAAAAGGCAGCTTGCCGCCCACCATTACCTTACGCAAACCGTTAATAAATTT from Spirochaetaceae bacterium includes the following:
- a CDS encoding peptidoglycan DD-metalloendopeptidase family protein; amino-acid sequence: MIKNLKESCFTLSFLTALAVSFGLLIIIGSHLQHLPPPAFNSDGYWVLPSPPLERISIFAGSHNSQNADNTAVRFYSTTLRQGEGLSLLARQHNLQLATLLSVNAVSDLGSLSEGSEVVIPNQDGINYIVRRFDSLATIARRFEVSEDLLRTVNRLEDRPIRRGLQLFIPSAGLSSRDFNRIVGSHLSFPVAGNVRSFFGEITHGLTATTSHNYGLVFSTIENQTVHAAADGVVTQSGFHSSFGFYVVLDHGHLQSFYGYLNRPALGINSRVRRGDVIATVGRSGLGNGRSLYFSLLKDGKAVDPLLFLK
- a CDS encoding metal-dependent transcriptional regulator, with product MQESTENYLETIFMLSKDSKTIRSIDVANALAYSRPSVSIAMNKLRQDGYIEVSSDGFILLTKEGRNIAEAIFEKHTLILNWLISLGVDKQIALKDACKIEHIISEQSFLAIKNFIAKANPLT
- the pyrH gene encoding UMP kinase → MTKVISLGGSLIAPNLVDENFINNFKEIVINFLNKDKERRLILVTGGGATARSYQNALRALAPAVSNDELDWLGIAATKINAALIKAVFADYCPEPIADNPETAPFNKGRILVASGWKPGFSTDYDAAVLAGRFGGKVVINLSNIDYLYDSDPKTNSNAQKITHTSWNNLTAMLGTTWLPGSNLPFDPIAALLAKQHGLTAIIAGGTNFANIEAILEDKEYLGTTIN